One part of the Vicia villosa cultivar HV-30 ecotype Madison, WI linkage group LG6, Vvil1.0, whole genome shotgun sequence genome encodes these proteins:
- the LOC131610134 gene encoding protein LONGIFOLIA 1-like produces MTRGTGAKDQKLEKHFQKQMGCMAGFLHIFDRHHSFPVKRLNSTKPTEPETNGCNSPAESTPEAETTQPEKPTVQILPVFDFKEGTRSSWKFAREAPRLSLDSRAVMDAKGTIHPKDEEKRRRSTSVVAKLMGLEDSDPNPNPNPNPKLQRSASESTVHRDLSHSQQYRFFDTTNFQLKQFQFDSGSLLNGTDSDLTEKTEPVRGITTKQKKCFYDSADFFPGPKQSVSVSVQGEIEKRLKMRGIHEPSKDLETLKQILEALQLKGLLHSKKLANHKNFVIENVKEHESPIVLMKPGKSFHRTGWTGTGNDSPPPVSTFRSNPKTRTDHNQPNVKNRNTANSPTRSPNRVRKVTSMEKEQRVNDSVDRRRVSPVQSAKTEPNRQSPIRSPRMRKVTTYQKEEKTMAEDESSTVSDGSFSNSSRTDTERLIKVVDQYREGKELLQRCDKLLNSIAEITELQQPSPVSVLDSSFYKDDSSCSPSPVMKRCIEYKDLGAESEEDAWSTALSSNETKSEDSDFVYVSEVLRASNYLPKDKDNDMFLLLEQQQYLKGNKNTSNSKVSTLQRKLIFDTIHEILNCKRRLPPWKLENLPSLHQIWSEFRRIREREESSEDMFEVICGVLKKDMKGENEWGECQVEIGDVVLDIERFIFKDLICETIGDLALCRGVPRNKVSVLRRKLEFYNN; encoded by the exons atgacAAGAGGAACGGGAGCAAAagatcaaaagcttgagaaacaCTTTCAAAAACAGATGGGGTGCATGGCAGGTTTCCTACACATCTTCGATCGCCACCACTCATTTCCCGTTAAAAGACTCAATTCCACGAAACCAACG GAACCGGAAACAAACGGTTGTAACTCACCGGCTGAATCAACACCAGAAGCTGAAACAACTCAACCCGAAAAACCGACTGTTCAGATTCTTCCGGTTTTCGATTTCAAAGAAGGAACAAGATCTTCATGGAAATTCGCCAGAGAAGCACCGAGACTATCGTTAGATAGCAGGGCCGTAATGGATGCAAAAGGAACGATTCATCCTAAAGATGAAGAGAAACGACGACGCTCCACTAGCGTTGTTGCAAAGCTCATGGGTCTCGAAGACTCTGATCCTAACCCCAACCCTAACCCTAACCCGAAGCTGCAGAGATCAGCTTCGGAATCAACGGTTCACAGAGATCTATCTCATTCTCAACAGTATCGTTTCTTTGACACTACGAATTTCCAGTTAAAGCAATTCCAATTCGACAGTGGTTCATTGTTAAACGGCACAGACTCAGATCTAACTGAGAAAACAGAACCAGTCAGAGGAATAACAACCAAACAAAAGAAGTGTTTCTATGATTCCGCTGATTTTTTCCCTGGTCCGAAACAGAGTGTTTCTGTTTCCGTTCAAGGAGAGATTGAGAAACGGTTGAAGATGCGTGGGATTCATGAAccttctaaagatctggaaacacTGAAACAAATCCTTGAAGCATTGCAGCTGAAAGGGCTCTTACATTCTAAGAAATTAGCAAATCATAAAAACTTCGTCATTGAGAATGTGAAGGAACACGAATCACCTATAGTTCTTATGAAACCTGGAAAATCATTTCACCGAACCGGTTGGACCGGAACCGGGAATGATTCTCCTCCACCCGTCTCCACTTTCCGGTCCAATCCAAAGACTCGAACTGATCATAATCAACCTAATGTTAAAAACAGAAACACCGCAAACTCCCCCACGCGCAGTCCTAACCGCGTGAGGAAAGTTACTAGCATGGAGAAAGAGCAAAGAGTGAATGACAGTGTTGATCGCCGAAGAGTTTCCCCCGTTCAATCCGCGAAGACTGAACCGAACCGGCAATCACCGATTCGGTCGCCAAGGATGAGAAAAGTTACAACTTAccaaaaggaagagaaaaccatGGCGGAAGATGAATCGTCTACTGTTTCTGATGGTAGTTTCAGTAACTCTTCACGTACCGACACAGAG AGGCTAATTAAGGTGGTGGACCAATACAGAGAGGGGAAAGAGCTACTGCAGAGGTGTGATAAATTACTCAACAGTATAGCGGAAATAACTGAGTTACAACAACCGAGTCCCGTATCGGTTCTTGACTCGTCGTTTTACAAAGACGACTCGTCGTGTTCACCATCTCCAGTAATGAAAAGATGCATTGAATATAAAG ATCTAGGAGCGGAGTCAGAAGAAGATGCTTGGAGTACAGCTTTGAGTTCAAACGAAACCAAGTCAGAGGATTCCGATTTCGTATATGTTTCAGAAGTACTTCGAGCTTCTAACTACTTACCAAAAGACAAAGACAATGACATGTTTCTGTTACTGGAACAGCAACAGTACCTCAAGGGAAACAAAAACACTTCCAATTCCAAAGTTTCCACTCTTCAAAGAAAGTTAATCTTCGACACCATTCATGAGATTCTCAACTGTAAACGCCGTTTGCCACCGTGGAAGTTGGAGAATCTACCGTCGTTACATCAAATCTGGTCGGAGTTTCGGAGGATCCGAGAGAGGGAAGAATCATCGGAGGATATGTTTGAGGTTATATGTGGTGTGTTGAAGAAGGACATGAAGGGTGAGAATGAATGGGGTGAATGCCAAGTGGAAATTGGAGACGTAGTGTTGGACATCGAACGGTTCATATTCAAAGATCTTATATGTGAAACCATTGGAGATCTAGCATTGTGTAGAGGAGTACCACGTAACAAAGTTTCGGTGCTTCGCAGGAAGTTAGAGTTTTATAATAATTAG